A window from Esox lucius isolate fEsoLuc1 chromosome 16, fEsoLuc1.pri, whole genome shotgun sequence encodes these proteins:
- the col4a2 gene encoding collagen alpha-2(IV) chain isoform X1: MKFEVRMCGAMRTTGLTELKSLRFLLCLSVALLASGVDAGDKKHSVPCGGRDCSGGCQCFPEKGARGQPGPLGPLGPQGPPGRLGEQGLQGPQGEKGDRGRGGIIGLKGSVGMTGVPGFSGSDGIPGHPGQAGPRGKPGADGCNGTHGDPGSPGTPGYDGPPGYNGQPGRKGQKGDTLDVKVFMERFRGDRGQPGNSGLIGPQGHPGQIGFRGLPGPQGPKGFPGPPGPKGTMTTVLKGVKGEPGEAGEPGPPGNSTHSHTGPINGPQGEKGEKGLKGETGSLADNRGETGIMGMPGQRGLPGQNGEQGLRGDLGEPGLRGIDGQKGARGEEGELIYEGSSEGQDTVGPPGLPGQLGPQGERGLQGEKGLPGPAGRPAFDDQQQVIQLWGELGDRGVRGETGPPGEPGNPALSPGPKGVKGQTGLLGPSGPKGSWKNFYRGLPGSSGRPGSAGRKGLKGDHGLCACKIVHSPSGLPGPAGDRGIPGMSGEQGQPGQLGEPGPQGVTGLPGFPGTKGQTGPKGRKGEITQATRRGSPGDRGDPGSSGDPGLQGFPGPSGIHGLPGNRGPPGDAPAHLAGEKGYPGRHGMPGLLGEIGESGRVLGAPKGVKGLPGDDGETGYPGVEGRAGDPGESGCFPSGDEGQNYITGACDSIPGQSGIPGPPGPKGLDGFLGLSGQKGSTGPGGDEGAKGETGEPGRGGQPGPPGFPGPRGDYGQQGSKGQPGNPGVPGRQGGDGELGKKGPHGEIWGASTGQPGEVGLPGDQGAKGIIGDPGVEGYTGMAGMPGMIGSKGPMGPSGLQGEQGRPGTPGKKGWPGVPGPPGVPGPTGETGLPGLRGGRGDQGDPGSPGPVGLKGTPGEFGDVGPDGKTGDPGDPGHPGPTGFSGISGVKGFKGSQGMPGFEGMAGEPGPKGFSGQKGETGISGGFGPKGNMGNYGPKGDRGLTGPPGEKPDIPRQIISDMKGVKGEEGETGQSGFTGPRGPKGFPGIPGMEGYHGIPGEPSDAKGFPGNPGAQGLPGPKGMPGPSGSKGISGFPGMPGPRGDKGSPGAYGSTGESGLKGVKGEGGPIINMPGATGLRGEDGFPGLPGPKGLTGTPGDRGSEGFHGIDGMKGVTGEPGTEGPVGSDGLVGFPGNQGTKGWPGIPGTTGTSGNPGFRGEIGFPGLKGIFGLDGLKGHKGIPGLPGQDHWGAPGDPGAKGPKGEQGIPNSETGFPGSVGLKGVQGQQGDEGLMGPPGFQGPQGPQGTSDIPGPPGDPGYPGIKGLSGFPGPRGSAGKHSQYGEKGVVGQSGFPGLPGLKGNQGEQGPPGIRGESGVSGKKGVKGEQGMMGFPGKPGFQGDRGPSGLKGNIGPTGYPGLPGSQGPAPPPSRIPGERGTNGPQGIIGPEGVRGETGPKGQPGAPGYQGPKGQKGMPGVGGRPGTPGYRGNTGERGHLGLQGTEGLHGNPGTRGLPGMPGRSVSVGYLLVKHSQSEQSPMCPVGMAQLWEGYSLLYLEGQEKAHNQDLGLAGSCLPRFNTMPFMYCNPGDVCYYASRNDKSFWLSTTAPLPMMPVEEEDIRPYISRCSVCEAPSVAIAVHSQDITIPQCPAGWRSMWIGYSFLMHTAAGDEGGGQSLSSPGSCLEDFRTTPFIECNGAKGTCHYFANKHSFWLTTIERSFQESPVAETLKAGQLLSRISRCQVCMKNL, translated from the exons GGCCAGCCAGGTCCTCTTGGCCCTCTTGGCCCCCAAGGGCCTCCAGGAAGGCTTGGGGAACAGGGACTTCAGGGACCCCAGGGAGAGAAGGGTGACCGGGGCAGAGGAGGCATCATTGGTCTCAAGGGTTCTGTG GGGATGACGGGTGTTCCTGGCTTTTCTGGATCAGACGGTATCCCT GGCCACCCGGGACAGGCAGGGCCTCGTGGCAAACCGGGAGCAGATGGGTGTAACGGAACACACGGTGACCCAGGGTCGCCAGGGACACCAGGCTATGATGGCCCGCCCGGGTATAAC GGCCAACCGGGTAGGAAGGGGCAAAAGGGCGACACCCTGGACGTGAAAGTGTTCATGGAGCGCTTCAGG GGAGATCGAGGACAGCCTGGGAATTCTGGATTAATA GGGCCTCAAGGTCATCCAGGTCAGATCGGTTTCAGAGGACTGCCAGGACCCCAG GGCCCAAAAGGGTTTCCTGGCCCTCCTGGACCAAAG GGCACCATGACCACAGTGTTGAAGGGAGTCAAAGGAGAGCCG GGTGAAGCTGGAGAGCCTGGCCCCCCAGGGAACTCCACCCATTCCCATACCGGACCGATAAACGGACCCCAG GGTGAAAAGGGTGAGAAAGGGTTGAAAGGTGAAACTGGATCCCTG GCTGACAACAGAGGAGAGACTGGCATTATGGGAATGCCGGGGCAACGG ggtttgccgggtcagaATGGAGAGCAAGGACTCAGG ggaGACCTTGGAGAACCAGGACTGAGGGGCATAGATGGACAGAAG GGTGccagaggagaagaaggagagcTGATATATGAGGGTTCCTCTGAAGGGCAGGACACAG TTGGTCCCCCGGGTCTTCCTGGCCAGCTGGGTCCCCAGGGTGAAAGGGGTCTTCAGGGGGAGAAAGGTCTGCCCGGACCTGCAGGACGTCCAGCCTTTGATGACCAACAACAAG TCATACAACTCTGGGGTGAATTAGGGGACCGTGGGGTGAGGGGAGAGACGGGCCCACCTGGAGAGCCAGGTAACCCCGCCCTCAGCCCCGGACCTAAAGGAGTCAAAGGCCAGACTGGGTTATTGGGGCCATCCGGACCGAAAGGGTCAT GGAAGAACTTCTACAGGGGATTGCCAGGGTCGAGTGGTCGTCCAGGATCCGCTGGGAGGAAAGGGCTGAAAG GCGATCACGGACTGTGCGCGTGCAAAATTGTCCACTCCCCATCGGGTCTTCCTGGTCCAGCAGGTGACAGGGGCATACCTGGAATGAGTGGCGAGCAAGGTCAGCCGGGCCAATTAGGAGAGCCCGGTCCCCAAGGTGTCACTGGACTGCCT GGGTTTCCTGGTACCAAAGGACAAACAGGACCTAAGGGCAGGAAAGGCGAGATAACTCAAGCCACCAGGAGAG GATCTCCCGGGGACCGGGGGGACCCAGGGTCGTCAGGTGACCCAGGATTGCAGGGATTCCCAGGGCCCAGTGGAATCCATGGACTCCCCGGGAACCGCGGACCTCCA GGGGACGCACCAGCACATCTCGCCGGTGAAAAGGGTTATCCGGGCCGGCACGGAATGCCTGGGTTGTTGGGAGAGATTGGAGAATCAGGACGTGTTCTAGGGGCCCCTAAAGGGGTCAAAGGATTGCCAGGGGATGATGGGGAAACGGGATATCCTGGCGTGGAAGGTCGAGCTGGAGATCCAG GAGAGTCTGGCTGCTTCCCGAGTGGAGATGAAGGACAAAATTACATCACAG GTGCTTGTGATTCCATACCCGGACAATCTGGAATACCAGGACCTCCTGGACCCAAAGGCTTAGATGGTTTCCTAG gTCTCTCGGGTCAGAAAGGATCTACAGGCCCAGGTGGAGATGAGGGTGCcaaaggagagacaggagagccAGGCAGGGGAGGACAACCAGGACCCCCGG GATTCCCCGGTCCCCGTGGGGACTATGGTCAGCAGGGCTCCAAGGGTCAACCTGGGAACCCGGGTGTGCCAGGGCGGCAGGGTGGAGACGGAGAGCTCGGGAAGAAGGGACCACATGGAGAGATATGGGGAGCATCCACCGGACAACCTGGAGAAGTAGGACTTCCTGGAGATCAGGGAGCTAAAGGGATTATCGGAGATCCAGGAGTGGAGGGCTACACAG GGATGGCTGGCATGCCTGGGATGATTGGTTCCAAGGGACCAATGGGCCCTTCAGGTCTGCAAGGGGAACAGGGAAGACCGGGAACCCCCGGGAAGAAGGGCTGGCCGGGTGTACCTGGCCCCCCTGGGGTTCCTGGACCAACAGGAGAAACAGGACTACCAG GTTTGAGAGGAGGCAGGGGTGATCAGGGGGACCCTGGCTCTCCGGGCCCCGTAGGATTGAAGGGGACACCTGGCGAGTTTGGAGATGTGGGCCCTGATGGAAAAACTGGAGACCCAGGGGATCCTGGACACCCAGGACCTACAGGGTTCTCTGGCATTTCAGGGGTTAAGG GTTTCAAAGGTTCTCAAGGAATGCCAGGGTTTGAAGGAATGGCTGGAGAACCCGGCCCGAAGGGCTTCTCCGGTCAGAAAGGAGAAACTGGCATTTCAGGCGGATTCGGACCCAAAGGAAATATGGGCAACTATGGTCCAAAGG GTGACCGTGGTCTGACCGGGCCCCCCGGGGAGAAGCCCGACATCCCTCGTCAGATCATCAGTGACATGAAGGGGGTcaaaggagaagaaggagagacaggacaAAGCGGATTCACCGGACCCAGAG GTCCTAAAGGTTTTCCAGGCATTCCAGGTATGGAGGGCTACCACGGGATTCCTGGAGAACCCAGCGATGCAAAGGGTTTCCCAGGCAACCCAGGGGCACAGGGACTTCCGGGGCCAAAAGGAATGCCGGGTCCATCCGGATCAAAAGGAATCAGCGGTTTTCCTGGGATGCCTGGTCCGAGG GGCGACAAAGGTTCTCCGGGTGCATACGGATCTACAGGAGAATCAGGACTGAAGGGTGTCAAAGGTGAAGGAGGTCCTATTATCAACATGCCCGGGGCCACAGGACTGCGAGGAGAGGATGGCTTCCCTGGCCTTCCAG GTCCAAAGGGCCTCACTGGGACGCCGGGAGACAGGGGCAGTGAGGGTTTCCATGGTATTGACGGTATGAAGGGGGTGACGGGTGAGCCAGGCACAGAAGGACCTGTCG GATCTGATGGTTTAGTTGGGTTTCCTGGAAACCAGGGTACGAAGGGTTGGCCTGGGATCCCCGGGACAACGGGCACGAGTGGAAATCCAGGTTTCCGAGGAGAGATAg gttttcctggaCTTAAGGGAATATTCGGACTGGATGGGTTGAAGGGTCACAAAGGAATCCCTGGACTCCCAGGTCAGGATCACTGGGGAGCTCCAGGTGACCCTGGAGCTAAGGGACCAAAGGGAGAGCAGGGTATACCCAACTCAGAGACGGGGTTCCCGGGATCAGTGGGTTTGAAGGGAGTTCAAGGACAACAAG GTGACGAGGGCCTGATGGGACCTCCTGGGTTTCAGGGCCCCCAAGGACCACAGGGCACCTCAGACATCCCTGGACCACCGGGAGACCCTGGCTACCCTGGGATCAAAGGACTGTCAG GTTTCCCTGGACCACGTGGTTCTGCTGGCAAACACTCTCAGTACGGTGAGAAAGGTGTAGTTGGCCAGTCTGGTTTCCCTGGTCTCCCTGGTCTGAAAGGAAATCAGGGTGAACAGGGACCCCCAGGAATCAGGGGAGAGAGTGGAGTGTCCGGGAAGAAAG GTGTTAAGGGAGAGCAAGGAATGATGGGATTTCCTGGAAAGCCTGGTTTCCAAGGAGACCGAGGTCCTTCCGGGCTAAAAGGAAATATTGGACCCACAG GTTATCCGGGACTCCCTGGCAGCCAGGGCCCGGCCCCACCGCCCTCCAGGATCCCAGGAGAGAGGGGCACTAATGGGCCTCAGGGCATCATAGGACCAGAAGGGGTACGAGGGGAGACTGGGCCAAAAGGACAGCCTGGAGCTCCAG GCTACCAGGGTCCCAAGGGGCAGAAGGGAATGCCTGGGGTGGGTGGCAGACCAGGTACCCCCGGGTACCGTGGCAACACTGGAGAGAGGGGCCACCTTGGACTGCAGGGCACGGAAG GTCTCCATGGTAACCCTGGCACCAGGGGGTTGCCAGGCATGCCTGGGCGGAGCGTGAGTGTGGGCTACCTGCTGGTCAAGCACAGCCAGTCCGAGCAGTCGCCCATGTGTCCTGTGGGAATGGCCCAGCTTTGGGAAGGCTACAGCTTGTTGTACCTCGAAGGCCAGGAGAAGGCCCACAACCAGGACTTAG GTCTGGCTGGCTCGTGCCTCCCTCGTTTCAACACCATGCCCTTCATGTACTGCAACCCTGGGGACGTCTGTTACTATGCCAGCCGCAACGACAAGTCCTTCTGGCTGTCCACCACGGCGCCCCTACCCATGATgccagtggaggaggaggacatcAGGCCCTACATAAGCCGCTGCTCCGTGTGTGAGGCGCCGTCCGTGGCCATTGCCGTGCATAGCCAGGACATCACCATCCCACAATGCCCTGCGGGCTGGCGGAGTATGTGGATCGGATACTCCTTCCTCATG CACACGGCTGCAGGTGACGAAGGCGGCGGCCAGTCTCTTTCATCCCCCGGCTCCTGTCTGGAGGACTTCCGTACCACGCCCTTCATCGAGTGCAACGGGGCCAAGGGCACATGCCACTACTTTGCCAACAAGCACAGCTTCTGGCTCACCACCATAGAAAGGTCCTTCCAGGAAAGTCCGGTCGCCGAGACCCTGAAAGCTGGCCAGCTCCTCTCACGCATCAGCCGCTGTCAGGTCTGCATGAAGAACCTGTGA
- the col4a2 gene encoding collagen alpha-2(IV) chain isoform X2 produces MKFEVRMCGAMRTTGLTELKSLRFLLCLSVALLASGVDAGDKKHSVPCGGRDCSGGCQCFPEKGARGQPGPLGPLGPQGPPGRLGEQGLQGPQGEKGDRGRGGIIGLKGSVGMTGVPGFSGSDGIPGHPGQAGPRGKPGADGCNGTHGDPGSPGTPGYDGPPGYNGQPGRKGQKGDTLDVKVFMERFRGDRGQPGNSGLIGPQGHPGQIGFRGLPGPQGPKGFPGPPGPKGTMTTVLKGVKGEPGEAGEPGPPGNSTHSHTGPINGPQGEKGEKGLKGETGSLADNRGETGIMGMPGQRGLPGQNGEQGLRGDLGEPGLRGIDGQKGARGEEGELIYEGSSEGQDTVGPPGLPGQLGPQGERGLQGEKGLPGPAGRPAFDDQQQVIQLWGELGDRGVRGETGPPGEPGNPALSPGPKGVKGQTGLLGPSGPKGSWKNFYRGLPGSSGRPGSAGRKGLKGDHGLCACKIVHSPSGLPGPAGDRGIPGMSGEQGQPGQLGEPGPQGVTGLPGFPGTKGQTGPKGRKGEITQATRRGSPGDRGDPGSSGDPGLQGFPGPSGIHGLPGNRGPPGDAPAHLAGEKGYPGRHGMPGLLGEIGESGRVLGAPKGVKGLPGDDGETGYPGVEGRAGDPGACDSIPGQSGIPGPPGPKGLDGFLGLSGQKGSTGPGGDEGAKGETGEPGRGGQPGPPGFPGPRGDYGQQGSKGQPGNPGVPGRQGGDGELGKKGPHGEIWGASTGQPGEVGLPGDQGAKGIIGDPGVEGYTGMAGMPGMIGSKGPMGPSGLQGEQGRPGTPGKKGWPGVPGPPGVPGPTGETGLPGLRGGRGDQGDPGSPGPVGLKGTPGEFGDVGPDGKTGDPGDPGHPGPTGFSGISGVKGFKGSQGMPGFEGMAGEPGPKGFSGQKGETGISGGFGPKGNMGNYGPKGDRGLTGPPGEKPDIPRQIISDMKGVKGEEGETGQSGFTGPRGPKGFPGIPGMEGYHGIPGEPSDAKGFPGNPGAQGLPGPKGMPGPSGSKGISGFPGMPGPRGDKGSPGAYGSTGESGLKGVKGEGGPIINMPGATGLRGEDGFPGLPGPKGLTGTPGDRGSEGFHGIDGMKGVTGEPGTEGPVGSDGLVGFPGNQGTKGWPGIPGTTGTSGNPGFRGEIGFPGLKGIFGLDGLKGHKGIPGLPGQDHWGAPGDPGAKGPKGEQGIPNSETGFPGSVGLKGVQGQQGDEGLMGPPGFQGPQGPQGTSDIPGPPGDPGYPGIKGLSGFPGPRGSAGKHSQYGEKGVVGQSGFPGLPGLKGNQGEQGPPGIRGESGVSGKKGVKGEQGMMGFPGKPGFQGDRGPSGLKGNIGPTGYPGLPGSQGPAPPPSRIPGERGTNGPQGIIGPEGVRGETGPKGQPGAPGYQGPKGQKGMPGVGGRPGTPGYRGNTGERGHLGLQGTEGLHGNPGTRGLPGMPGRSVSVGYLLVKHSQSEQSPMCPVGMAQLWEGYSLLYLEGQEKAHNQDLGLAGSCLPRFNTMPFMYCNPGDVCYYASRNDKSFWLSTTAPLPMMPVEEEDIRPYISRCSVCEAPSVAIAVHSQDITIPQCPAGWRSMWIGYSFLMHTAAGDEGGGQSLSSPGSCLEDFRTTPFIECNGAKGTCHYFANKHSFWLTTIERSFQESPVAETLKAGQLLSRISRCQVCMKNL; encoded by the exons GGCCAGCCAGGTCCTCTTGGCCCTCTTGGCCCCCAAGGGCCTCCAGGAAGGCTTGGGGAACAGGGACTTCAGGGACCCCAGGGAGAGAAGGGTGACCGGGGCAGAGGAGGCATCATTGGTCTCAAGGGTTCTGTG GGGATGACGGGTGTTCCTGGCTTTTCTGGATCAGACGGTATCCCT GGCCACCCGGGACAGGCAGGGCCTCGTGGCAAACCGGGAGCAGATGGGTGTAACGGAACACACGGTGACCCAGGGTCGCCAGGGACACCAGGCTATGATGGCCCGCCCGGGTATAAC GGCCAACCGGGTAGGAAGGGGCAAAAGGGCGACACCCTGGACGTGAAAGTGTTCATGGAGCGCTTCAGG GGAGATCGAGGACAGCCTGGGAATTCTGGATTAATA GGGCCTCAAGGTCATCCAGGTCAGATCGGTTTCAGAGGACTGCCAGGACCCCAG GGCCCAAAAGGGTTTCCTGGCCCTCCTGGACCAAAG GGCACCATGACCACAGTGTTGAAGGGAGTCAAAGGAGAGCCG GGTGAAGCTGGAGAGCCTGGCCCCCCAGGGAACTCCACCCATTCCCATACCGGACCGATAAACGGACCCCAG GGTGAAAAGGGTGAGAAAGGGTTGAAAGGTGAAACTGGATCCCTG GCTGACAACAGAGGAGAGACTGGCATTATGGGAATGCCGGGGCAACGG ggtttgccgggtcagaATGGAGAGCAAGGACTCAGG ggaGACCTTGGAGAACCAGGACTGAGGGGCATAGATGGACAGAAG GGTGccagaggagaagaaggagagcTGATATATGAGGGTTCCTCTGAAGGGCAGGACACAG TTGGTCCCCCGGGTCTTCCTGGCCAGCTGGGTCCCCAGGGTGAAAGGGGTCTTCAGGGGGAGAAAGGTCTGCCCGGACCTGCAGGACGTCCAGCCTTTGATGACCAACAACAAG TCATACAACTCTGGGGTGAATTAGGGGACCGTGGGGTGAGGGGAGAGACGGGCCCACCTGGAGAGCCAGGTAACCCCGCCCTCAGCCCCGGACCTAAAGGAGTCAAAGGCCAGACTGGGTTATTGGGGCCATCCGGACCGAAAGGGTCAT GGAAGAACTTCTACAGGGGATTGCCAGGGTCGAGTGGTCGTCCAGGATCCGCTGGGAGGAAAGGGCTGAAAG GCGATCACGGACTGTGCGCGTGCAAAATTGTCCACTCCCCATCGGGTCTTCCTGGTCCAGCAGGTGACAGGGGCATACCTGGAATGAGTGGCGAGCAAGGTCAGCCGGGCCAATTAGGAGAGCCCGGTCCCCAAGGTGTCACTGGACTGCCT GGGTTTCCTGGTACCAAAGGACAAACAGGACCTAAGGGCAGGAAAGGCGAGATAACTCAAGCCACCAGGAGAG GATCTCCCGGGGACCGGGGGGACCCAGGGTCGTCAGGTGACCCAGGATTGCAGGGATTCCCAGGGCCCAGTGGAATCCATGGACTCCCCGGGAACCGCGGACCTCCA GGGGACGCACCAGCACATCTCGCCGGTGAAAAGGGTTATCCGGGCCGGCACGGAATGCCTGGGTTGTTGGGAGAGATTGGAGAATCAGGACGTGTTCTAGGGGCCCCTAAAGGGGTCAAAGGATTGCCAGGGGATGATGGGGAAACGGGATATCCTGGCGTGGAAGGTCGAGCTGGAGATCCAG GTGCTTGTGATTCCATACCCGGACAATCTGGAATACCAGGACCTCCTGGACCCAAAGGCTTAGATGGTTTCCTAG gTCTCTCGGGTCAGAAAGGATCTACAGGCCCAGGTGGAGATGAGGGTGCcaaaggagagacaggagagccAGGCAGGGGAGGACAACCAGGACCCCCGG GATTCCCCGGTCCCCGTGGGGACTATGGTCAGCAGGGCTCCAAGGGTCAACCTGGGAACCCGGGTGTGCCAGGGCGGCAGGGTGGAGACGGAGAGCTCGGGAAGAAGGGACCACATGGAGAGATATGGGGAGCATCCACCGGACAACCTGGAGAAGTAGGACTTCCTGGAGATCAGGGAGCTAAAGGGATTATCGGAGATCCAGGAGTGGAGGGCTACACAG GGATGGCTGGCATGCCTGGGATGATTGGTTCCAAGGGACCAATGGGCCCTTCAGGTCTGCAAGGGGAACAGGGAAGACCGGGAACCCCCGGGAAGAAGGGCTGGCCGGGTGTACCTGGCCCCCCTGGGGTTCCTGGACCAACAGGAGAAACAGGACTACCAG GTTTGAGAGGAGGCAGGGGTGATCAGGGGGACCCTGGCTCTCCGGGCCCCGTAGGATTGAAGGGGACACCTGGCGAGTTTGGAGATGTGGGCCCTGATGGAAAAACTGGAGACCCAGGGGATCCTGGACACCCAGGACCTACAGGGTTCTCTGGCATTTCAGGGGTTAAGG GTTTCAAAGGTTCTCAAGGAATGCCAGGGTTTGAAGGAATGGCTGGAGAACCCGGCCCGAAGGGCTTCTCCGGTCAGAAAGGAGAAACTGGCATTTCAGGCGGATTCGGACCCAAAGGAAATATGGGCAACTATGGTCCAAAGG GTGACCGTGGTCTGACCGGGCCCCCCGGGGAGAAGCCCGACATCCCTCGTCAGATCATCAGTGACATGAAGGGGGTcaaaggagaagaaggagagacaggacaAAGCGGATTCACCGGACCCAGAG GTCCTAAAGGTTTTCCAGGCATTCCAGGTATGGAGGGCTACCACGGGATTCCTGGAGAACCCAGCGATGCAAAGGGTTTCCCAGGCAACCCAGGGGCACAGGGACTTCCGGGGCCAAAAGGAATGCCGGGTCCATCCGGATCAAAAGGAATCAGCGGTTTTCCTGGGATGCCTGGTCCGAGG GGCGACAAAGGTTCTCCGGGTGCATACGGATCTACAGGAGAATCAGGACTGAAGGGTGTCAAAGGTGAAGGAGGTCCTATTATCAACATGCCCGGGGCCACAGGACTGCGAGGAGAGGATGGCTTCCCTGGCCTTCCAG GTCCAAAGGGCCTCACTGGGACGCCGGGAGACAGGGGCAGTGAGGGTTTCCATGGTATTGACGGTATGAAGGGGGTGACGGGTGAGCCAGGCACAGAAGGACCTGTCG GATCTGATGGTTTAGTTGGGTTTCCTGGAAACCAGGGTACGAAGGGTTGGCCTGGGATCCCCGGGACAACGGGCACGAGTGGAAATCCAGGTTTCCGAGGAGAGATAg gttttcctggaCTTAAGGGAATATTCGGACTGGATGGGTTGAAGGGTCACAAAGGAATCCCTGGACTCCCAGGTCAGGATCACTGGGGAGCTCCAGGTGACCCTGGAGCTAAGGGACCAAAGGGAGAGCAGGGTATACCCAACTCAGAGACGGGGTTCCCGGGATCAGTGGGTTTGAAGGGAGTTCAAGGACAACAAG GTGACGAGGGCCTGATGGGACCTCCTGGGTTTCAGGGCCCCCAAGGACCACAGGGCACCTCAGACATCCCTGGACCACCGGGAGACCCTGGCTACCCTGGGATCAAAGGACTGTCAG GTTTCCCTGGACCACGTGGTTCTGCTGGCAAACACTCTCAGTACGGTGAGAAAGGTGTAGTTGGCCAGTCTGGTTTCCCTGGTCTCCCTGGTCTGAAAGGAAATCAGGGTGAACAGGGACCCCCAGGAATCAGGGGAGAGAGTGGAGTGTCCGGGAAGAAAG GTGTTAAGGGAGAGCAAGGAATGATGGGATTTCCTGGAAAGCCTGGTTTCCAAGGAGACCGAGGTCCTTCCGGGCTAAAAGGAAATATTGGACCCACAG GTTATCCGGGACTCCCTGGCAGCCAGGGCCCGGCCCCACCGCCCTCCAGGATCCCAGGAGAGAGGGGCACTAATGGGCCTCAGGGCATCATAGGACCAGAAGGGGTACGAGGGGAGACTGGGCCAAAAGGACAGCCTGGAGCTCCAG GCTACCAGGGTCCCAAGGGGCAGAAGGGAATGCCTGGGGTGGGTGGCAGACCAGGTACCCCCGGGTACCGTGGCAACACTGGAGAGAGGGGCCACCTTGGACTGCAGGGCACGGAAG GTCTCCATGGTAACCCTGGCACCAGGGGGTTGCCAGGCATGCCTGGGCGGAGCGTGAGTGTGGGCTACCTGCTGGTCAAGCACAGCCAGTCCGAGCAGTCGCCCATGTGTCCTGTGGGAATGGCCCAGCTTTGGGAAGGCTACAGCTTGTTGTACCTCGAAGGCCAGGAGAAGGCCCACAACCAGGACTTAG GTCTGGCTGGCTCGTGCCTCCCTCGTTTCAACACCATGCCCTTCATGTACTGCAACCCTGGGGACGTCTGTTACTATGCCAGCCGCAACGACAAGTCCTTCTGGCTGTCCACCACGGCGCCCCTACCCATGATgccagtggaggaggaggacatcAGGCCCTACATAAGCCGCTGCTCCGTGTGTGAGGCGCCGTCCGTGGCCATTGCCGTGCATAGCCAGGACATCACCATCCCACAATGCCCTGCGGGCTGGCGGAGTATGTGGATCGGATACTCCTTCCTCATG CACACGGCTGCAGGTGACGAAGGCGGCGGCCAGTCTCTTTCATCCCCCGGCTCCTGTCTGGAGGACTTCCGTACCACGCCCTTCATCGAGTGCAACGGGGCCAAGGGCACATGCCACTACTTTGCCAACAAGCACAGCTTCTGGCTCACCACCATAGAAAGGTCCTTCCAGGAAAGTCCGGTCGCCGAGACCCTGAAAGCTGGCCAGCTCCTCTCACGCATCAGCCGCTGTCAGGTCTGCATGAAGAACCTGTGA